The Lewinellaceae bacterium genome has a segment encoding these proteins:
- a CDS encoding L-ribulose-5-phosphate 4-epimerase produces MSKYQHIKEEAYAANMQLPELGLVLFTFGNASAVDRNLAAFAIKPSGVPYAELSPDKMVILDYDAKVIEGDLRPSSDTKTHAVLYKEWDKIGGIVHTHSTYGTSWAQAIKDVPIFGTTHADHLTVDIPCAPPMKDEYIEGDYEHMTGYQIIDCLKERGLSYEEVEMILVGSHAPFSWGKTVAKAVYNSAVCEECARMAFLTLQVNPKAARLKDTLINKHYQRKHGKDAYYGQ; encoded by the coding sequence ATGAGTAAATACCAACACATCAAAGAGGAGGCTTATGCAGCCAATATGCAACTTCCCGAGTTGGGCCTGGTGCTGTTTACTTTTGGCAATGCCAGCGCAGTAGATCGGAACCTGGCCGCCTTTGCCATCAAACCCAGCGGGGTTCCTTATGCAGAATTGTCTCCCGATAAGATGGTCATTCTCGATTACGACGCAAAAGTGATTGAAGGCGACCTGAGACCTTCCTCTGACACCAAAACTCATGCTGTACTTTATAAGGAATGGGATAAGATCGGAGGAATTGTCCATACACACTCCACTTATGGCACCTCATGGGCCCAGGCAATAAAAGATGTGCCGATTTTTGGAACCACCCACGCAGATCACCTTACGGTAGATATTCCATGTGCCCCTCCCATGAAAGATGAATACATTGAAGGGGACTACGAACACATGACCGGTTACCAGATCATTGATTGCCTGAAAGAAAGAGGACTTTCCTATGAAGAAGTCGAAATGATCCTCGTGGGTAGCCATGCCCCTTTTTCCTGGGGAAAAACAGTGGCCAAGGCTGTTTATAACAGCGCCGTTTGCGAAGAATGCGCCAGGATGGCTTTCCTTACATTACAGGTAAATCCCAAAGCGGCACGCCTTAAAGATACTTTAATCAATAAACATTACCAACGTAAACACGGAAAGGATGCCTATTACGGACAGTAA
- a CDS encoding ROK family protein gives MEFSLGIDIGGSHISGAIVNSDTGEIIIDSYREQPIDPLGPKEEILLIWTEFFRTFLQNNKDKKIQTIGFAMPGPFDYENGIASFEGVPKYNSLKGVNVREYLKNNLPDGQNLHIIFKNDATAFAVGEYRFGAAQNIDRVWILTLGTGFGSTFLVKGTPTFSGPGMPEGGYLYYQPFREGIAEESLSTRWFENTWHKLSGKTIKGVKPLADLYAQGNEEAKQLFDDFAQNLASFLAPWLTSTKARGVVIGGGITKAWEYFAPMTEAHLQSAGLDIILRKGTLGKYAPIIGAIS, from the coding sequence ATGGAATTCTCACTTGGCATAGACATTGGCGGCTCTCACATTTCAGGAGCTATTGTAAACAGCGATACCGGCGAGATCATTATCGACAGCTACCGCGAGCAACCTATCGACCCCCTCGGTCCTAAAGAAGAAATTCTCCTGATATGGACAGAATTTTTTAGAACTTTTCTTCAAAATAATAAAGATAAAAAAATCCAAACGATAGGTTTTGCCATGCCCGGCCCGTTTGATTATGAAAATGGCATTGCTTCATTTGAAGGCGTGCCAAAGTACAATAGCCTCAAAGGAGTCAACGTGCGTGAATACCTCAAAAATAACCTTCCTGACGGTCAAAATCTCCATATCATTTTCAAAAACGATGCCACTGCCTTTGCCGTTGGAGAATACCGGTTCGGAGCCGCCCAAAATATTGACAGAGTATGGATTCTTACACTGGGAACAGGATTTGGGTCAACTTTTCTCGTCAAGGGAACCCCAACCTTTTCCGGTCCCGGTATGCCGGAGGGAGGATATTTGTATTACCAGCCCTTCAGAGAAGGAATTGCCGAAGAATCTTTATCCACGAGATGGTTTGAAAATACATGGCATAAACTTAGCGGCAAGACCATCAAAGGGGTAAAACCCCTTGCTGACCTTTATGCCCAGGGAAATGAAGAAGCGAAGCAACTCTTTGATGATTTCGCACAAAACCTGGCATCGTTTTTGGCTCCATGGCTGACTAGTACCAAGGCCCGGGGAGTTGTTATCGGAGGCGGAATCACAAAAGCCTGGGAATACTTCGCCCCAATGACTGAAGCCCACCTCCAATCCGCAGGACTGGATATCATTCTCCGTAAAGGGACACTTGGGAAATATGCGCCCATTATTGGAGCAATTAGTTAA
- a CDS encoding sodium/solute symporter (Members of the Solute:Sodium Symporter (SSS), TC 2.A.21 as described in tcdb.org, catalyze solute:Na+ symport. Known solutes for members of the family include sugars, amino acids, nucleosides, inositols, vitamins, urea or anions, depending on the system.) yields the protein MKSLDNLDWIVIGLYFLILLGIAWWVILQKNKNTTDYFLAGRNIGWFVVGASIFASNIGSEHVVGLAGNGAGNKLPLLIYELHSWIVLMLGWLFLPFYARSKVFTMPEFLERRFDSRSRWLLSVVSIIAYVLTKVSVTIYAGGIVVSSLLGIPFWIGALSTVVLTGLYTILGGMKAVVYTEAVQAIVLLLGAATLTFIGINEIGGWSSMVNTVTANAPDYMSMWRPNSDPDFPWLPLVITSTIVGIWYWCTDQVIVQRVLTARNLKEARRGTIFGAFLKITPVFLFLVPGIVALGLSQKGVISFDTPDQAFPVLMTHLLPSGLRGLVAAGLMAALMSSLASVFNSCSTLFTLDIYKRLHPEKPEKELVNIGKIATAIVVVLGIIWIPVISMLSSGLYEYLQKVQSYLAPPIAAVFLLGIFWKRINANGSIAALGTGLVLGMGKLMIETFKNSYSIDSLLYKIADFNWLTFGALFFFTCIFIAIVVSLLSGVPSESQLHGLTFATTSDDHKTENKLSYNWIDISASLVILSIIVWIMVSFS from the coding sequence ATGAAGAGCCTTGACAATCTGGACTGGATCGTTATCGGTCTGTACTTTCTAATTCTGCTGGGTATTGCCTGGTGGGTAATTCTTCAAAAAAACAAAAACACCACAGATTACTTTTTAGCAGGTCGAAATATAGGATGGTTCGTTGTCGGCGCATCCATTTTTGCCTCAAATATCGGATCTGAACATGTTGTTGGATTAGCAGGGAACGGTGCAGGGAATAAGCTCCCTTTGCTGATTTATGAATTACACTCATGGATCGTTCTGATGCTGGGTTGGTTATTCCTGCCATTTTATGCCAGAAGTAAAGTATTTACGATGCCTGAATTTCTGGAAAGGAGATTTGATTCCCGATCCCGTTGGTTACTTTCTGTCGTTTCCATCATAGCTTATGTGCTGACCAAAGTATCAGTAACTATTTATGCAGGAGGGATTGTAGTGTCTTCCTTACTGGGGATACCTTTCTGGATTGGGGCGCTTTCTACTGTGGTTTTAACCGGTTTATATACTATTTTAGGAGGGATGAAAGCCGTTGTTTATACAGAGGCCGTTCAGGCCATTGTTCTCCTTTTGGGAGCGGCAACTTTGACTTTTATCGGGATAAATGAAATTGGCGGATGGTCTAGCATGGTCAATACGGTAACAGCCAATGCACCGGATTACATGAGTATGTGGAGGCCAAATTCAGACCCTGACTTTCCCTGGTTGCCATTGGTCATTACCAGTACAATAGTGGGAATTTGGTATTGGTGTACAGACCAGGTTATCGTTCAAAGGGTTTTGACAGCCAGAAATCTTAAAGAAGCACGGCGCGGAACCATTTTTGGGGCTTTTCTTAAGATAACCCCGGTATTTTTGTTCCTGGTTCCGGGTATCGTTGCTTTGGGCTTGTCCCAAAAAGGAGTGATTTCTTTTGATACACCTGACCAGGCCTTTCCAGTGCTCATGACCCACCTTTTGCCTTCTGGCTTAAGAGGGTTGGTTGCGGCAGGATTAATGGCGGCCTTGATGAGTTCATTGGCTTCTGTATTCAACTCTTGTTCCACGCTATTTACGCTGGATATTTACAAAAGATTACATCCCGAAAAGCCTGAAAAGGAGCTGGTGAACATAGGCAAAATTGCGACGGCTATTGTGGTAGTGCTTGGGATCATCTGGATTCCGGTTATTTCAATGTTGTCCAGCGGATTATATGAATACCTGCAAAAAGTCCAATCTTACCTGGCACCTCCAATTGCTGCTGTTTTCCTATTAGGCATTTTCTGGAAAAGAATCAATGCCAACGGTTCCATTGCGGCCTTAGGGACAGGATTGGTTTTAGGAATGGGAAAATTAATGATTGAAACATTTAAAAATTCCTATTCAATCGATTCCTTGCTTTATAAAATTGCAGATTTCAACTGGTTGACTTTTGGCGCATTATTCTTTTTCACCTGTATCTTTATCGCCATAGTGGTTAGTTTATTGTCCGGTGTGCCTTCAGAATCACAATTACACGGACTTACCTTTGCCACGACTTCTGATGACCACAAAACAGAGAACAAATTAAGTTACAACTGGATTGACATTAGCGCATCTTTGGTTATTTTGTCCATTATTGTCTGGATAATGGTCTCTTTTTCCTAA